One stretch of Diabrotica undecimpunctata isolate CICGRU chromosome 5, icDiaUnde3, whole genome shotgun sequence DNA includes these proteins:
- the LOC140442214 gene encoding uncharacterized protein: MPRSFGGVSKKILQCLINNTASRVAIVFDRYFTPSIKDYEHSLRGSVDDKEFHISGPQQTRTADFTKDLKNIKFKEAIVKFFIDHWADQEMAAIIGSKVIYIIHDLCYEYSVTDNKVTRIINYELSCPDHEEADTKVAFLACQQKEDSTITIRTSDTDIVVIMLANIEHLQATVEVWMDIGVGNARRYIDVSALYNKLGPKISKALPALHAFTGCDFNPAFYRRGKKKPLQILMSSETFQQAFLDLGSKEYNLQDSLNVIQSFTCHLYGLKKLDDVNQARIVIFNKTYKVKDTSQPFSLNIRNYDACNLPPCQSELLQQVLRTRFIACMWSNAHNAKIIDLLPTDYGWKIVDGKFEMIWFAGDQLPKAYEDVVITPDTLEDTPELDTQSEDEIEPEEEDDSTDEDEN; encoded by the exons ATGCCCCGTAGTTTTGGAGGTGTATCAAAGAAGATATTGCAATGCCTTATCAATAACACTGCAAGTAGAGTTGCTATTGTATTTGATCGCTACTTTACACCTTCAATCAAAGACTATGAGCATTCTCTTCGTGGCAGTGTAGATGACAAGGAATTCCACATCTCAGGTCCtcaacaaacaagaacagcagaTTTTACAAAAGATTTgaaaaatataaagtttaaaGAAGCTATTGTCAAGTTTTTCATCGATCATTGGGCTGATCAGGAGATGGCAGCGATTATCGGTAGTAAGGTAATTTACATAATACATGATTTGTGTTATGAATATTCTGTTACTGATAATAAAGTAACACGCATCATTAATTATGAGTTGTCATGCCCTGATCACGAAGAAGCGGATACGAAGGTAGCATTTCTTGCTTGCCAACAAAAAGAAGATTCTACTATTACTATCAGAACATCTGATACTGATATCGTAGTCATTATGTTGGCGAATATAGAACACCTGCAAGCAACAGTAGAAGTTTGGATGGATATTGGAGTTGGCAATGCACGCCGATATATCGACGTATCTGCTCTCTACAATAAATTAGGCCCAAAAATTTCGAAGGCGCTTCCAGCTTTGCATGCGTTCACTGGTTGCGATTTTAACCCAGCATTTTACCGACGAGGGAAAAAGAAACCTTTACAAATTCTGATGAGTTCAGAAACTTTCCAACAAGCATTTCTGGATTTAGGATCAAAGGAGTATAATCTGCAGGATTCTTTAAACGTCATACAGTCTTTTACTTGCCACTTGTATGGGCTAAAAAAGTTAGACGATGTCAATCAAGCCAGGATTGTCATCTTCAATAAGACGTACAAGGTAAAGGACACATCACAACCCTTCTCCTTGAATATCCGGAATTACGATGCGTGCAACTTGCCACCCTGTCAATCGGAGTTACTCCAACAAGTGTTACGCACAAGATTCATTGCATGTATGTGGAGTAATGCCCATAATGCAAAAATTATTGATCTTTTACCAACGGACTATGGATGGAAAATAGTCGACGGAAAGTTCGAAATGATCTGGTTTGCAGGTGATCAATTGCCGAAAGCGTATGAAGATGTAGTCATAACACCTGATACTCTTGAGGATACTCCAGAATTAG ATACGCAATCTGAGGATGAAATCGAgccagaagaagaagatgattctACCGATGaagatgaaaattaa